From a region of the Procambarus clarkii isolate CNS0578487 chromosome 18, FALCON_Pclarkii_2.0, whole genome shotgun sequence genome:
- the LOC123754562 gene encoding formin-2-like, with the protein MAPPRVKEAGLMAPPRVKEAGLMAPPRVKEAGLMAPPRVKEAGLMAPPRVKEAGLMAPPRVKAAGLMAPPRVKAAGLMAPPRVKEAGLMAPPRVKAAGLMAPPRVKAAGLMAPPRVKEAGLMAPPRVKEAGLMAPPRVKEAGLMAPPRVKAAGLMAPPRVKAAGLMAPPRVKAAGLMAPPRVKEAGPVAPPRVKEAGPVAPPRVKEAGPVAPPRVKEAGPVAPPRVKEAGPVAPPRVKEAGPVAPPRVKEAGPVAPPRVKEAGPVAPPRVKEAGACGSAPGEGGGTCGSAPGQLGAAAGGRPHSRLTRRWDRPPPLLRLLRP; encoded by the coding sequence ATGGCTCCGCCCCGGGTGAAGGAGGCGGGACTTATGGCTCCGCCCCGGGTGAAGGAGGCAGGACTTATGGCTCCGCCCCGGGTGAAGGAGGCGGGACTTATGGCTCCGCCCCGGGTGAAGGAGGCGGGACTTATGGCTCCGCCCCGGGTGAAGGAGGCGGGACTTATGGCTCCGCCCCGGGTGAAGGCGGCGGGACTTATGGCTCCGCCCCGGGTGAAGGCGGCGGGACTTATGGCTCCGCCCCGGGTGAAGGAGGCGGGACTTATGGCTCCGCCCCGGGTGAAGGCGGCGGGACTTATGGCTCCGCCCCGGGTGAAGGCGGCGGGACTTATGGCTCCGCCCCGGGTGAAGGAGGCGGGACTTATGGCTCCGCCCCGGGTGAAGGAGGCGGGACTTATGGCTCCGCCCCGGGTGAAGGAGGCGGGACTTATGGCTCCGCCCCGGGTGAAGGCGGCGGGACTTATGGCTCCGCCCCGGGTGAAGGCGGCGGGACTTATGGCTCCGCCCCGGGTGAAGGCGGCGGGACTTATGGCTCCGCCCCGGGTGAAGGAGGCGGGACCTGTGGCTCCGCCCCGGGTGAAGGAGGCGGGGCCTGTGGCTCCGCCCCGAGTGAAGGAGGCGGGGCCTGTGGCTCCGCCCCGGGTAAAGGAGGCGGGACCTGTGGCTCCGCCCCGGGTGAAGGAGGCGGGGCCTGTGGCTCCGCCCCGGGTGAAGGAGGCGGGGCCTGTGGCTCCGCCCCGGGTGAAGGAGGCGGGACCTGTGGCTCCGCCCCGGGTGAAGGAGGCGGGGCCTGTGGCTCCGCCCCGGGTGAAGGAGGCGGGGGCCTGTGGCTCCGCCCCGGGTGAAGGAGGCGGGACCTGTGGCTCCGCCCCGGGGCAGCTGGGAGCAGCTGCAGGTGGCCGGCCACACTCGCGCCTCACCCGCCGCTGGGaccggccaccaccactactccgtcTTCTGCGTCCATGA